Proteins from a genomic interval of Sphingobacterium lactis:
- a CDS encoding Crp/Fnr family transcriptional regulator, whose translation MSLIQEAYIGILEPALIDEIEAVALVKTFQSGEIIMDIGQYIKSMPLLLSGAIKIVREDEKEGELLLYYLEKGETCTMSIACCVGNKKSEIRAKAEMETTVAMIPNNYLNEWLGKYETWRNFILNSYSSRMNEMLFAIDNLAFSKMEDRIMYFLKEKVRLTDDRILTVTHQDIASDLNTSRVVVSRILKKLENEDKIVLLRNEIRVLV comes from the coding sequence ATGAGTTTAATTCAAGAGGCCTATATAGGAATTCTAGAGCCCGCCTTAATCGATGAGATTGAGGCGGTTGCCTTGGTTAAGACCTTCCAGAGTGGAGAGATCATCATGGATATCGGTCAGTATATCAAGTCCATGCCGCTCTTGCTTTCCGGAGCGATCAAGATTGTCCGTGAGGATGAGAAAGAAGGCGAACTGCTGCTCTATTATTTAGAGAAAGGGGAAACCTGTACCATGTCCATTGCCTGTTGCGTAGGCAATAAGAAAAGTGAAATCAGGGCAAAGGCGGAAATGGAAACCACTGTGGCCATGATTCCCAATAATTACCTCAACGAGTGGTTGGGAAAATATGAAACCTGGCGGAACTTTATACTCAACAGCTATTCTTCCAGAATGAACGAAATGCTGTTTGCCATTGATAACTTGGCATTTTCCAAAATGGAGGACCGTATCATGTATTTCCTGAAGGAAAAGGTCCGGTTGACGGATGATCGGATTCTAACGGTTACCCATCAGGATATTGCCTCGGATTTAAATACTTCCAGAGTGGTCGTGTCCAGAATCCTTAAAAAATTAGAAAATGAAGATAAAATCGTACTCTTGAGAAATGAAATCAGAGTACTGGTCTAA
- a CDS encoding TlpA family protein disulfide reductase produces MQSIVSLVLLAITVVGCQPGNSKETVEQVPVESNEEVSSANMVGEGQAMEASFKNIRGESVSLADLKGKVVVMNFWATWCPPCIAEMPSLQELHEELKGEENIVFMAIDVDGDIDRAAQFMAKKKYTLPLYTIDSQLPAELMSNSIPMTVILAKNGDIVGKQVGMMDFKSEKLKKGLIELTKENNNE; encoded by the coding sequence ATGCAAAGTATAGTGAGTTTAGTATTGTTGGCAATAACAGTTGTTGGTTGTCAGCCCGGGAATTCGAAGGAAACCGTAGAGCAGGTTCCCGTGGAATCAAATGAAGAAGTATCTTCGGCCAACATGGTCGGAGAGGGGCAAGCGATGGAAGCCAGTTTCAAGAATATTCGCGGGGAAAGTGTTTCGCTGGCGGATCTGAAGGGGAAGGTTGTCGTCATGAACTTTTGGGCCACATGGTGTCCGCCCTGTATTGCCGAAATGCCTTCGCTGCAGGAATTGCATGAGGAGCTAAAAGGAGAGGAGAACATTGTATTTATGGCGATCGATGTCGATGGGGATATCGATCGGGCCGCACAGTTTATGGCCAAAAAGAAATATACCCTGCCGTTGTACACGATCGATTCGCAATTGCCTGCAGAATTAATGAGCAATTCTATTCCCATGACGGTTATTTTGGCAAAAAATGGGGATATCGTCGGAAAACAAGTTGGCATGATGGATTTTAAATCCGAAAAATTAAAGAAAGGTTTGATTGAATTGACGAAAGAGAATAATAACGAATAG
- a CDS encoding rhodanese-like domain-containing protein: MIQRLTFSEFKAQIAAEGVQLLDVRAAEEFASGTIVGAKLADVRRMDFKERINTMVDLQKPIYLFCHSGIRSLNAARMLESMGAVEIYDLNGGYVSWSQHIEADRTRI, encoded by the coding sequence ATGATACAGAGATTAACATTTTCAGAATTTAAGGCGCAGATTGCTGCAGAAGGCGTTCAATTATTGGATGTGCGGGCCGCAGAGGAGTTTGCATCCGGTACCATCGTCGGGGCCAAATTGGCAGACGTTAGACGTATGGATTTTAAAGAACGGATTAATACCATGGTAGATTTGCAAAAACCTATATATTTGTTCTGCCATTCAGGGATACGATCGCTGAATGCAGCACGGATGCTGGAATCCATGGGTGCCGTGGAAATTTACGACCTCAATGGAGGCTATGTTTCCTGGAGCCAACATATAGAAGCAGACAGAACCCGAATATAA
- a CDS encoding MBL fold metallo-hydrolase, translated as MFFQQVYDHTLAQASYFIGCQAKNEAIVIDAKRDIDTYLEIAKQNNMRITHIAETHIHADFLAGSRELAQVTGAELYLSDEGGDNWQYEFPHVGLKEGSVIKVGNLSLEVIHTPGHTPESISLLLRDHPASEEPVMIFTGDFVFVGDIGRPDLLEEAAGMVGTKEIGAEQMFASLKKFAALPDYVQVWPGHGAGSACGKALGSVPSSTVGYEKIRNWAFQFGDDYEGFKNYLLSDQPEAPTYFAMMKKLNKVDRPLLVEVPNHPTISVKEAEAMSDVTLLDTRHKVEFAKGHLKDSINIQNNKSLANWAGWMLGYDENLVVVADEGREEEITRKLMRIGMDNVKAFVTDLSGATLQETKVVDADTVEAWKDREDTVLLDVRGKSEFKQEHIPGAEHRFIGNLPKNLPTDIKDKKIIIQCQSGDRATVAASYLEKKGFDQIFNYAGSFLDWKKEGKPTTT; from the coding sequence ATGTTTTTTCAACAAGTATATGATCATACTTTAGCGCAAGCGAGTTATTTTATTGGATGTCAGGCAAAGAATGAAGCGATTGTAATAGATGCGAAGCGCGATATTGACACATATCTGGAAATTGCAAAACAGAACAATATGCGCATTACGCATATTGCTGAAACACATATTCATGCAGATTTTCTGGCTGGTTCCAGAGAATTGGCACAAGTAACAGGAGCAGAGCTCTACCTTTCAGATGAGGGTGGTGACAACTGGCAATACGAGTTTCCCCATGTCGGATTGAAGGAAGGATCGGTGATCAAAGTCGGTAATCTTTCCTTGGAAGTAATCCACACGCCGGGACATACACCGGAGAGCATCTCCCTATTGTTACGTGATCACCCGGCATCCGAAGAACCTGTAATGATCTTTACCGGAGATTTTGTATTTGTCGGTGATATTGGCCGTCCTGATTTGTTGGAAGAAGCGGCAGGTATGGTAGGAACTAAGGAAATTGGTGCAGAACAGATGTTCGCATCCCTAAAGAAATTCGCTGCTCTTCCCGATTATGTTCAGGTTTGGCCGGGACATGGTGCAGGATCAGCCTGTGGTAAGGCATTGGGCTCCGTACCGAGCAGTACCGTAGGTTATGAGAAAATCAGAAATTGGGCTTTCCAGTTTGGAGATGATTATGAAGGCTTCAAAAATTATTTGTTGAGCGATCAACCGGAGGCACCTACTTATTTTGCGATGATGAAGAAGCTGAATAAGGTAGACCGCCCGTTGTTGGTCGAAGTGCCAAACCATCCTACGATTTCCGTAAAGGAAGCAGAAGCGATGTCCGATGTTACTTTGTTGGACACGCGCCATAAGGTGGAATTTGCCAAAGGTCATCTGAAAGATTCCATTAATATTCAGAACAACAAATCCTTAGCCAATTGGGCGGGATGGATGCTTGGCTATGACGAGAACCTGGTGGTTGTGGCGGATGAAGGCCGTGAAGAAGAAATTACCAGAAAACTGATGCGGATCGGAATGGATAATGTGAAAGCCTTTGTGACGGATCTATCGGGTGCAACTTTGCAGGAGACTAAAGTAGTAGATGCAGATACAGTGGAAGCGTGGAAAGATCGCGAAGATACGGTGTTACTGGATGTCCGCGGAAAATCTGAATTCAAACAAGAGCATATCCCAGGAGCAGAGCACCGCTTCATCGGTAACCTTCCTAAAAATCTGCCTACGGATATTAAGGACAAAAAGATTATCATCCAATGTCAATCCGGAGATCGGGCGACTGTGGCGGCTTCCTATCTGGAAAAGAAAGGATTCGATCAAATTTTCAATTATGCCGGTAGTTTTCTGGATTGGAAAAAGGAAGGTAAGCCGACAACAACTTAA
- a CDS encoding efflux RND transporter permease subunit: MNLIRFALRRPIAIIMVILAIAYFSWPVIKKIKVDIFPEIESPAFYIAMPYGGLSPAYMDGFMANEFQKVLLFVNGVKQLDFKSVQGMTLMKLTFYPGTDMSQAAGEISMQVSRAMGFLPPGAVPPMVVRFDASSLPVGQLLFDSEKHSVVELQTMALTKIRPMFVNIPGITAPAPFGGNMRSLVVNIDPQRMKAAGLSPEEVTIAITKNSVPSPAGNVRIGDTNFMAPMNSISSGVDEFLQTPIKDVNGRTIFVGDVATVMDAADQTVGYALINGKRSVYLPIIKKPDASTLEAVSNLKSALPMLESLLPGEVRISYAFDQSVYISRSLSNLIFEGALGALLTGLMVFFFLRDPRGALIVILTIPIAILTAVITLHLFGQSINIMTLSGLALSIGILVDEATVTIENIHQHMELGKKKSRAILDALLEISAPKLLILLSILAVLTPALMMEGIPRDMFMPLSMAVAFAMIASFISSQTFVPIMANWIMKMKKHSVGKYKRNFMDKVNVKYTYKLRSFLQRSGMIIGLYVLVAFGVVALGLSVLGTDIMPRSEGGDFQIRLRMPEGTRLEKTEATMKAITNSLMADLPENSLKISSAFMGMHPSANPINTIFLLTSSTGEGVLQLSMDKKKLGMKSDAFKKYVRDHIQKHYPDVRINFEPMELMEKIIGQGAMTPVEVKVSAAQLKTAQAHAEKIKKELAKHDFLQDVQIAEPLNYPTIDIKIDRRRLAAFGLTVQEVSRNISTTTSSSRFTDKNLWVDPKSGLVFQVQVQVPENMTQSLQDIKSMPIRKGSATPVLEDVATITAGEVPAQVNRRGPNRYVSIIADVYEKDLGTANKAVDAAIKQAGEAPKGTRIWKEGNLTLLEETLDGLLSGLSIAIVVIFFMMSAYYQSVRVSLVILSVVPAVIAGSSMMIWLGGSTLNLQSYMGIIMSIGVSVSNAVLLINQAEWYRKNLHLPASQSALLAAKSRFRPILMTALAMLAGMTPMALGMGDGGEQIAPLGQAVIGGLISSTVTTLLIVPLIFGSMMKKAKYGDPSLDPEDVNSRYYQEN; encoded by the coding sequence ATGAATTTAATACGATTTGCCCTTAGACGACCGATAGCCATCATTATGGTAATCCTGGCGATTGCCTATTTCTCATGGCCGGTCATCAAGAAAATTAAAGTAGATATCTTCCCGGAGATCGAGTCTCCGGCATTTTATATTGCCATGCCCTACGGTGGACTTTCTCCCGCGTACATGGATGGCTTTATGGCCAATGAATTCCAAAAAGTGTTGCTCTTTGTGAATGGCGTCAAGCAGTTGGACTTCAAGAGCGTTCAAGGAATGACCTTGATGAAGCTGACCTTTTACCCTGGGACGGATATGTCACAGGCTGCTGGGGAAATCAGCATGCAGGTTTCCCGGGCGATGGGCTTTTTGCCTCCGGGGGCCGTGCCGCCCATGGTAGTGCGGTTCGATGCCAGCTCCTTACCGGTAGGGCAATTGCTGTTCGACAGCGAAAAACATTCCGTTGTCGAATTGCAGACCATGGCCCTGACAAAAATCCGACCCATGTTCGTGAATATCCCAGGGATAACAGCGCCAGCGCCATTCGGTGGAAACATGCGCAGCTTGGTCGTGAATATAGACCCGCAGCGCATGAAAGCGGCAGGACTTTCTCCAGAGGAAGTGACAATCGCAATCACCAAAAATTCAGTCCCTTCGCCTGCAGGAAATGTACGCATTGGGGATACGAACTTCATGGCACCCATGAACTCCATATCTTCCGGTGTGGATGAGTTTCTGCAGACACCCATTAAGGATGTCAATGGCCGAACCATCTTCGTCGGAGATGTTGCCACCGTGATGGATGCTGCCGATCAAACGGTAGGATATGCCTTGATCAATGGGAAACGGTCGGTATACCTCCCGATTATCAAAAAGCCTGATGCTTCCACATTGGAGGCAGTTTCCAACCTGAAATCGGCATTGCCTATGTTGGAAAGTCTACTTCCGGGAGAGGTGCGCATCAGTTATGCATTTGACCAATCGGTCTATATCTCTCGGTCGCTCTCCAACCTGATCTTTGAAGGTGCCTTGGGCGCTCTACTTACGGGGTTGATGGTTTTTTTCTTCCTGCGGGACCCTCGAGGCGCACTTATCGTTATCCTGACCATTCCCATTGCGATACTGACCGCTGTCATCACCCTACATCTGTTTGGTCAGAGCATTAACATCATGACCCTCTCGGGCTTGGCGCTCTCCATTGGTATATTGGTCGACGAAGCGACAGTTACCATCGAGAATATCCATCAGCACATGGAATTGGGCAAGAAAAAATCGCGTGCTATATTGGATGCGCTATTGGAAATCTCAGCCCCCAAATTATTGATCTTGCTGAGTATTCTCGCCGTTTTGACGCCTGCTTTGATGATGGAAGGTATCCCTAGGGATATGTTTATGCCATTATCTATGGCCGTGGCCTTTGCCATGATAGCCTCATTTATTTCTTCCCAAACTTTTGTGCCAATTATGGCCAATTGGATTATGAAAATGAAGAAACATTCGGTTGGTAAGTACAAACGGAACTTTATGGATAAGGTCAATGTGAAATATACCTATAAGCTGCGCAGTTTCCTACAACGGTCCGGGATGATTATCGGACTGTACGTTCTGGTTGCTTTCGGTGTGGTGGCGCTTGGTCTTTCCGTCCTTGGAACCGATATTATGCCGCGATCCGAAGGTGGAGATTTCCAGATTCGCCTCCGGATGCCGGAGGGTACCCGATTGGAAAAAACAGAAGCAACGATGAAGGCGATAACAAACAGCCTCATGGCCGATTTGCCTGAAAATAGCCTGAAGATCTCCTCCGCTTTTATGGGGATGCATCCTTCGGCGAACCCTATCAATACGATCTTTCTCTTGACGAGTTCGACAGGGGAAGGGGTGCTGCAGTTGTCCATGGATAAAAAGAAGCTGGGGATGAAATCCGACGCCTTCAAAAAGTATGTCCGGGATCATATTCAAAAACACTATCCAGATGTCCGAATCAATTTTGAACCCATGGAATTAATGGAAAAGATTATCGGTCAGGGTGCCATGACTCCCGTTGAAGTGAAAGTGAGTGCCGCGCAATTGAAGACCGCCCAGGCACATGCCGAAAAAATAAAGAAGGAATTGGCGAAGCACGACTTTCTGCAAGATGTGCAGATTGCTGAACCGCTGAACTATCCGACCATCGATATCAAGATTGATCGACGCCGCCTAGCAGCATTTGGTCTGACAGTACAGGAGGTCTCGCGAAATATCTCGACCACCACTTCTTCCAGTAGATTTACCGATAAGAATCTGTGGGTGGATCCCAAATCAGGATTGGTCTTTCAGGTGCAGGTCCAAGTTCCTGAAAATATGACCCAATCCCTGCAGGATATTAAATCCATGCCTATCCGTAAGGGTTCCGCAACACCTGTATTGGAGGATGTGGCAACAATTACGGCGGGCGAGGTGCCCGCACAGGTTAACCGTAGAGGACCCAACCGATACGTCAGCATTATTGCTGATGTGTATGAGAAGGACCTCGGGACAGCAAATAAGGCGGTCGATGCGGCCATCAAGCAAGCCGGGGAAGCGCCGAAAGGAACGCGGATTTGGAAGGAGGGGAACCTGACCCTATTGGAAGAAACATTGGATGGATTGCTCTCGGGGCTCTCGATTGCTATTGTCGTTATCTTCTTTATGATGTCGGCCTATTACCAATCCGTAAGGGTGAGCCTGGTGATCCTTTCCGTGGTACCTGCGGTTATTGCGGGTAGTTCCATGATGATCTGGTTGGGCGGTAGTACATTGAACCTGCAATCCTATATGGGAATCATTATGTCCATTGGGGTGTCGGTTTCCAATGCTGTCCTGTTAATCAATCAGGCAGAATGGTACCGTAAGAATCTACACCTTCCGGCGTCACAATCGGCATTGCTAGCGGCCAAATCCCGGTTCCGGCCGATCCTGATGACAGCATTGGCCATGTTGGCGGGGATGACCCCGATGGCGTTGGGAATGGGTGACGGTGGTGAACAGATTGCCCCACTTGGACAGGCCGTAATCGGTGGCCTGATCAGTTCCACAGTAACAACATTATTAATTGTTCCATTGATATTCGGTTCCATGATGAAGAAAGCCAAATATGGCGACCCTTCCTTAGATCCCGAAGATGTAAACAGTAGATATTATCAAGAAAATTAA
- a CDS encoding efflux RND transporter periplasmic adaptor subunit → MKIIGMVGLVVFLAGCQATSEENKEAKVSSAKQAVSVSVVHAIEQQPVYKLKLPGELHPYESVDVFAKVKGFVRKIHVDVGSKVRKGQVLAVLEAPEMDLQSTVDGARSQQLGANYEVSRRRYERLRKVKQESPGAVSELEYEQAYGAMLRDSSALLEGRFSHRKTNQLREYLIVRAPFSGVITERNFSIGALIGDSGVPFFKLVDNDRLKLKVVVPEVHAQSVSDSTQAEFSVLSNPTKVFHAKLLHNAQVIDPLNSALALEFDVPNHADELNGGDYTEVNLQLKRNRPTLFVPKSSIINAQAGVFVLRLVQQQVERVPVKLGQSQDELQEIFGDLSPNDSLVLKASEELANGQKVNVVK, encoded by the coding sequence ATGAAAATAATAGGTATGGTTGGCTTGGTTGTCTTCTTGGCAGGATGCCAAGCAACAAGTGAAGAAAATAAAGAGGCTAAAGTATCCTCAGCCAAACAGGCAGTTTCAGTTTCGGTTGTCCATGCGATCGAACAGCAACCCGTTTATAAACTGAAGCTGCCGGGAGAGCTTCATCCATATGAATCCGTGGATGTCTTTGCGAAGGTTAAAGGTTTTGTACGCAAAATTCATGTAGATGTGGGTTCGAAGGTCCGCAAGGGGCAGGTGTTGGCTGTTCTGGAAGCACCTGAAATGGATTTACAGAGCACGGTAGATGGGGCTAGGTCCCAGCAGTTGGGTGCGAATTATGAGGTTAGCCGACGTCGCTACGAACGGTTGAGAAAAGTGAAGCAGGAGAGCCCGGGCGCAGTTTCTGAATTGGAATATGAACAAGCCTACGGGGCCATGCTGCGGGACAGTTCGGCCTTGCTGGAAGGGCGATTTTCCCACCGAAAAACAAATCAACTCCGTGAATACTTGATCGTTCGCGCGCCTTTTTCTGGTGTGATCACGGAACGTAATTTTTCGATAGGCGCCCTCATTGGTGATTCAGGTGTTCCGTTTTTTAAATTGGTGGATAATGATCGACTCAAGTTAAAGGTTGTCGTTCCGGAGGTGCATGCGCAATCCGTTTCCGACAGTACCCAAGCGGAATTTAGTGTGCTTAGCAATCCGACTAAGGTTTTCCATGCCAAATTGCTGCACAACGCCCAGGTCATCGACCCACTGAACAGTGCGCTGGCCTTGGAGTTCGATGTGCCTAATCATGCGGATGAGCTCAACGGAGGGGATTATACAGAGGTTAATTTGCAGCTTAAACGGAATCGACCGACCCTATTCGTGCCAAAAAGTAGTATAATCAATGCGCAAGCAGGTGTTTTTGTGCTGCGCTTGGTTCAGCAGCAGGTTGAACGGGTGCCTGTCAAACTTGGACAATCTCAGGATGAGTTGCAGGAAATATTTGGTGACCTTTCCCCGAATGATTCGTTGGTGCTGAAAGCTTCTGAAGAATTGGCCAATGGCCAAAAAGTAAATGTGGTAAAATAA
- a CDS encoding TolC family protein, which translates to MRLISLLVLCCILGSMKVQAQKLQHLWDKTAQYYKGFNIRDQAVKLAKQDSIAAQIKYKPILQAQLQQGLSSVAGTSGAFLPLPGVINISAGANLEGSSSTFNHFLSGTMQWDILNFGRKGLDMAISSTAIAQARLDQEVFQLDIQQQLSTRYIEYLYYQTLKEWFARHAGRYHSVLTITRGLAKGGLVPGADSLLASSSLKHVQSALLQVDGKAQGIKYLIKELSNTEMAEAANGVESPFMTLMGPEETELAIHPLLKMKEQDAESLDLLHKRKAREVLPRVQLLGGLSNRSSGISNMGYVSGAYGDVYSDFANNYFVGVGATWNLQDLFRSKVDREKIALQLQDNRHEQELLTNELTAKQQQLKAELQASERGIAESKQSMDEAHAAFSLYRTRYEGGLISLSDLLQVQEILLKTEHEHLMAYLNYWQLMIKLSYQQADFNPLFNHF; encoded by the coding sequence ATGAGATTGATAAGCCTATTGGTTCTGTGCTGTATCCTTGGATCAATGAAGGTTCAAGCACAGAAGCTTCAGCACCTTTGGGATAAAACTGCACAGTATTATAAGGGCTTTAACATTCGGGATCAAGCTGTCAAATTGGCTAAGCAAGATTCCATAGCTGCCCAGATCAAATATAAACCTATTCTTCAAGCGCAGCTGCAACAGGGCCTCAGCTCCGTTGCAGGAACATCAGGAGCATTTCTGCCCCTTCCTGGCGTGATCAATATCTCTGCCGGGGCCAATTTGGAGGGAAGCTCTTCAACATTCAACCATTTCCTTTCCGGAACCATGCAATGGGATATCCTTAATTTTGGTAGGAAGGGATTGGATATGGCAATTTCCAGTACGGCCATTGCACAGGCGCGTCTGGATCAGGAAGTCTTCCAGCTGGATATTCAGCAACAATTGAGCACACGGTATATTGAATACCTCTATTATCAGACACTTAAGGAATGGTTTGCGCGGCATGCTGGTCGTTATCATTCCGTTCTAACCATTACACGTGGCCTAGCGAAAGGGGGCCTTGTACCGGGAGCAGATTCCTTATTGGCATCCTCTTCCCTGAAGCATGTCCAAAGTGCCCTGCTCCAGGTTGACGGAAAGGCGCAGGGGATCAAGTACCTGATCAAGGAGCTCAGCAACACGGAAATGGCAGAGGCTGCCAATGGTGTAGAATCACCATTTATGACCCTTATGGGACCGGAGGAAACGGAGTTGGCGATTCATCCCTTACTCAAAATGAAGGAGCAGGATGCGGAAAGCCTCGATCTATTGCACAAGCGAAAAGCCAGAGAGGTCCTCCCACGGGTGCAATTGCTCGGCGGGCTTTCCAACCGCAGTTCGGGCATCTCCAATATGGGGTATGTTTCAGGAGCCTATGGCGATGTGTACAGTGATTTTGCCAACAATTATTTTGTGGGTGTTGGGGCGACCTGGAACCTCCAAGACCTGTTCCGCTCAAAAGTGGATCGGGAGAAAATCGCCTTGCAGCTGCAGGACAATCGCCATGAACAGGAGTTGCTGACAAATGAGCTCACAGCGAAACAGCAGCAGTTAAAAGCAGAATTGCAAGCCTCGGAGCGCGGTATTGCCGAATCAAAACAGAGTATGGATGAAGCCCATGCCGCCTTCTCGCTTTACAGAACACGGTATGAAGGTGGACTGATCAGTCTTTCTGACCTATTGCAGGTGCAGGAAATTCTGCTGAAGACCGAACATGAACATCTGATGGCCTACCTGAACTATTGGCAACTGATGATCAAGCTAAGTTATCAGCAAGCAGATTTTAACCCGCTTTTCAATCATTTTTAA
- a CDS encoding DUF6691 family protein, whose protein sequence is MRKLVYVLLGVVFGMAMYKAEAASWFRIYEMFNFQSFHMYGFMATALAIGVVAVQLIKRKKAKDISGQPIVIAPKNKSIPRYLIGGILFGLGWALVGACPGPVFVLIGAGVYPMLIVAAFAVLGTYLYGLVKDKLPH, encoded by the coding sequence ATGAGAAAATTAGTATATGTTTTATTAGGTGTAGTTTTTGGTATGGCGATGTATAAGGCGGAAGCAGCTTCGTGGTTTCGTATCTATGAGATGTTCAACTTTCAGTCTTTCCACATGTATGGTTTTATGGCAACAGCCTTGGCCATCGGTGTGGTCGCCGTTCAGTTGATCAAAAGAAAAAAAGCGAAGGACATTAGTGGGCAGCCAATCGTCATAGCTCCAAAGAACAAATCCATTCCCCGATATTTAATCGGTGGTATCCTGTTCGGATTGGGTTGGGCACTTGTGGGTGCCTGTCCAGGACCAGTTTTTGTCCTCATTGGCGCTGGCGTGTATCCGATGTTGATCGTTGCTGCCTTTGCTGTACTGGGAACTTATCTGTATGGTTTAGTGAAAGATAAATTGCCTCATTAA
- a CDS encoding sulfite exporter TauE/SafE family protein: MIELFGFLASLGIGLSLGLIGGGGSILTVPVLVYLFHLDPLLATSYSLFIVGSTSAVGAVPYFRQQLIDFRSAVYFGIPSIISVFLTRHYILDLIPEQLVQLGEFTLSKDMAIMLLFAVLMFFAALKMIGKHVSKPVDSGNNYLLPLILQGTGVGLISGLIGAGGGFLIIPALIIFNGMPMKTAIGTSLLIIAANSLFGFIGNLDLQRIDWTFLLSITGIAMVGILLGSKLSQRIDGKKLKPIFGWFVLLMAFVIIVQELN, from the coding sequence ATGATTGAATTATTCGGCTTCTTAGCTTCTTTGGGAATTGGTCTTTCGCTCGGATTAATCGGCGGTGGGGGCAGCATATTAACGGTGCCCGTATTGGTTTATCTCTTTCACCTCGACCCTTTACTGGCTACCTCCTATTCCCTATTTATCGTTGGATCGACCTCCGCAGTTGGTGCAGTACCATACTTTCGGCAACAGCTTATAGACTTTAGATCTGCCGTTTACTTTGGTATACCCTCCATCATCAGTGTTTTTCTTACCAGACACTATATATTAGACCTGATTCCGGAACAGCTGGTTCAACTTGGCGAATTCACCCTTTCCAAAGATATGGCCATCATGTTGCTATTTGCGGTATTGATGTTCTTTGCGGCGCTGAAAATGATTGGTAAACATGTATCGAAGCCCGTTGATTCAGGAAACAACTACCTTCTCCCATTGATTCTTCAAGGTACAGGGGTTGGATTGATATCCGGATTAATCGGTGCTGGCGGAGGATTTCTCATCATTCCGGCGTTGATTATCTTCAACGGCATGCCGATGAAGACCGCCATTGGCACTTCCCTATTGATTATCGCGGCAAATTCGCTGTTCGGGTTCATCGGTAACCTAGATTTGCAACGGATCGATTGGACGTTCCTATTGAGTATTACAGGGATTGCGATGGTGGGTATTTTATTGGGCAGCAAACTTAGCCAACGCATTGATGGAAAGAAACTTAAACCTATATTTGGGTGGTTTGTATTACTCATGGCCTTTGTTATTATCGTTCAGGAATTAAATTAA
- a CDS encoding DUF4342 domain-containing protein, which yields MSIKETFSVTGENLLKRIKELIAEGNVTKISISDKNGKDIMSFPVTLGVIGVVLAPIFAAVGALAALLTECKITVERTDKKDETVTEEPTSEPTSEPTNSSTGTDIEVH from the coding sequence ATGTCAATTAAAGAAACATTTTCAGTAACCGGAGAGAATTTATTAAAAAGAATAAAGGAGTTGATCGCAGAGGGTAATGTCACAAAGATCAGCATCTCAGATAAGAACGGTAAGGACATCATGAGCTTCCCTGTAACCTTAGGGGTTATCGGCGTGGTATTGGCACCGATTTTTGCGGCTGTAGGCGCTTTGGCGGCGCTACTTACCGAATGTAAGATTACGGTGGAGCGCACCGATAAAAAGGATGAAACAGTTACCGAGGAACCTACGTCAGAACCAACTTCTGAACCAACGAACAGCTCCACAGGAACAGATATCGAAGTCCACTAA
- a CDS encoding YeeE/YedE family protein: MDLIMGPWPWYVGGALVALVMIALIFLGKSFGFSSNFRNICSAMGAGNTCSFFDFDWRKQKWNLLFLVGAIIGGFVSANFLSANQVPEIAETTISQLKGLGFDSAGSAYAPTEIFQDLSLKNIILLATGGLLIGFGTRYAGGCTSGHAISGLSDLQWPSLVAVVGFFIGGLIMVHVLFPLIF, from the coding sequence ATGGATTTAATAATGGGCCCTTGGCCATGGTATGTAGGTGGAGCTTTGGTGGCTTTGGTTATGATCGCCTTAATTTTCTTGGGAAAAAGTTTTGGCTTCTCCTCCAATTTCAGGAATATCTGTTCCGCTATGGGTGCGGGGAATACCTGTAGTTTTTTCGATTTCGATTGGCGTAAGCAGAAATGGAACCTCTTGTTTTTGGTGGGCGCCATAATCGGAGGATTTGTTTCCGCGAATTTCCTATCTGCGAATCAGGTGCCGGAAATTGCCGAAACCACGATCAGCCAACTGAAGGGTCTGGGGTTTGATAGTGCGGGATCGGCTTATGCACCTACCGAAATATTCCAGGATCTATCTTTAAAGAATATTATTCTGCTGGCGACCGGCGGTCTGTTGATCGGTTTTGGAACGCGCTATGCTGGGGGATGTACTTCTGGGCATGCGATATCGGGGCTCAGTGATCTGCAGTGGCCGTCCCTTGTGGCGGTAGTAGGTTTCTTTATCGGCGGTTTGATTATGGTTCATGTGTTGTTCCCTTTAATATTTTAG